A part of Salmo trutta chromosome 15, fSalTru1.1, whole genome shotgun sequence genomic DNA contains:
- the LOC115148428 gene encoding myotubularin-related protein 4 isoform X2: MKERRCGEDKGEEGPPSLEYIQAKDLFPPKELVKEDDSLQVPFPALQGEGVEYLGRADDTIIAISNYRLHIKFKDSIINTYQGVDNHISVPLRLIESVESRDMFQLHIICKDSKVVRCHFSTFKRCQEWLKRLNRAIAHPGRLEDLFALAYHAWCLGGSADDEDQHLHLCRPGDHVRQRLEMEVRRMGFDMQNAWRVSDINLNYKLCSSYPQKLLVPVWITDKELESVGSFRSSKRIPVVVYRHQRNGAVIARCSQPEISWWGWRNTEDEYLVTSIAKACMMDPGARVTCGAAACSRPQGEGPDSSDSDFDSSLSGCSGPDANAAPQKLLILDARSYTAAVANRAKGGGCECEEYYPNCEVMFMGMANIHSIRNSFQSLRTVCSQIPDPGNWLSALESTHWLQHLSIMMKAATLVCSAVEREGRPALVHCSDGWDRTPQIVALAKILLDPFYRTLEGFQVLVETEWLDYGHKFGDRCGHQESADDVSEQCPVFLQWLDCVHQLLKQFPCFFEFNEAFLVKLVQHTYSCLYGTFLCNNRWEREARNIYKRTCSIWSLLRTGNKNFQNFLYIPCHDMVLQPVCHTRALQLWTAVYLPTSSPCTAAEDAMELYLCPCAQGDELTSRSLDRLPKSRSMDNLVSACENGMAFTRTSSDPNLNKHCQEGRTAHGLEPMAAIGGGAAPDSPEDVSPDTGLDNNDSEMEPVTQTPPTTPLEMEPREEGFEELREEICLTTQPLPSLPLPPVTLEKGFPHPTPLPLPTPILLHSLSQTTSPHCPPPPLPQQATDSRYRIAEVTTHPTRAAEACLPSPLAWKGPLPAAVLNGHITNGLQNSHSASAELLALEQLVPLSPMAMEDSTETLTDKAEAPPTLPHSRRESLGQTRALPQAQAQGAEREGKRTEVVSGRELVPLRECVVAVPTVAMASASTVPPVDNSQVVAVRYPVSQSHLSVSEELSLLGSHWESVQGLVQSTCNTAASQSGLPANLSSGLCRALQPTAYQSRRLAGKLLRAQGMAVSNGFPNGGSQCCRREKEERVRGPAPAPASSSPVQSGSGWLSAVRSSSGYAAICSQTSTSTPPTSSTHQFLPASPFSLPSQPPPIYLDDDGLPVPMDAVQQRLRQIEAGYKQEVEVLRRQVRQLQMRLERQYGMPPSEPDVDYEDDITCLRESDDSDEEESLSDHSEDCFSEGSWDRVEQKDTEVTRWVPDHMASHCFNCDCEFWMAKRRHHCRNCGNVFCKDCCHLKLPIPDQQLYDPVLVCNICYDLLLEARNREICSQQLKKPIATASS; encoded by the exons ACCTATCAAGGTGTGGACAATCATATTTCT GTGCCTCTGAGGCTCATAGAGAGTGTGGAGAGCAGAGACATGTTCCAACTGCACATCATCTGCAAGGACTCCAAAGTCGTCAG ATGCCATTTCTCGACATTCAAGCGGTGCCAGGAGTGGCTGAAGCGTCTGAATCGGGCCATAGCCCACCCTGGCAGGCTGGAGGATCTGTTTGCCTTGGCCTACCACGCCTGGTGTCTGGGGGGCAGCGCAGACGATGAGGACCAGCACCTACACCTCTGTAGACCAG gTGATCATGTCCGTCAGAGGCTGGAGATGGAGGTGAGGAGGATGGGCTTCGACATGCAAAACGCCTGGAGAGTGTCCGACATCAACCTCAACTACAA GTTGTGCTCCAGCTACCCCCAGAAGCTGCTGGTGCCAGTGTGGATCACAGACAAGGAGCTGGAGAGTGTCGGCTCCTTCAGGTCCTCCAAGAGGATCCCTGTGGTGGTCTACAg GCACCAGAGGAACGGGGCAGTGATCGCCCGTTGCAGCCAGCCAGAGATCAGCTGGTGGGGCTGGAGAAACACAGAGGATGAATACTTGGTCACCTCCATCGCTAAGGCCTGTATGATGGACCCAGGGGCCAGGGTCACCTGTGGGGCCGCAGCCTGCAGCCGTCCCCAAGGGGAGGGCCCAGACAGCTCCGACAGCGACTTTG acTCCTCTCTGTCAGGATGTTCAGGCCCTGATGCCAACGCTGCGCCACAGAAGCTTCTCATTCTCGACGCCCGCTCCTATACCGCTGCAGTGGCCAACCGCGCCAAGGGAGGTGGCTGCGAGTGTGAAG AGTACTACCCTAACTGTGAGGTGATGTTCATGGGCATGGCCAACATCCACTCCATTAGGAACAGCTTCCAGTCCCTCCGAACAGTCTGTAGCCAGATCCCTGACCCTGGGAA CTGGCTTTCTGCTCTGGAGAGCACCCATTGGCTGCAGCACCTATCCATCATGATGAAGGCTGCCACTCTAGTGTGCTCTGCGGTGGAAAGGGAGGGACGTCCTGCCCTGGTGCATTGTTCAGACGGGTGGGACCGTACCCCACAGATTGTGGCTCTTGCCAAGATCTTGCTGGACCCCTTCTATAGGACACTAGag GGTTTCCAGGTACTGGTGGAGACAGAGTGGTTGGACTACGGTCATAAGTTTGGCGATCGCTGCGGTCACCAGGAGAGTGCTGATGATGTGAGTGAGCAGTGTCCTGTCTTCCTACAGTGGCTAGACTGTGTTCACCAGCTACTCAAACAGTTCCCCTGCTTCTTCGAGTTCAACGAGGCATTCTTg GTCAAGCTGGTTCAACACACATACTCGTGTCTGTACGGGACGTTCCTGTGTAACaacaggtgggagagagaggcccGCAACATCTACAAACGCACCTGCTCCATCTGGTCTCTGCTCCGCACCGGCAACAAGAACTTCCAGAACTTCCTTTATATTCCCTGTCATGATATG GTGCTGCAGCCGGTGTGCCACACCCGGGCCCTGCAGCTGTGGACGGCCGTCTACCTGCCCACCTCCTCCCCCTGCACCGCTGCCGAGGACGCCATGGAGCTCTACCTGTGCCCCTGCGCACAGGGAGATGAGCTCACCTCACGATCTCTCGACAG GCTTCCAAAGTCTCGCTCCATGGACAACCTGGTGTCGGCCTGTGAGAACGGGATGGCCTTCACCCGCACCTCCAGCGACCCCAACCTCAACAAGCACTGCCAGGAGGGCCGTACTGCCCATGGCTTGGAGCCTATGGCTGCTATAGGAGGAGGGGCTGCACCCGATAGCCCCGAGGATGTTAGCCCTGACACGGGATTGGACAACAATGACTCGGAGATGGAGCCAGTCACTCAGACTCCTCCTACCACACCCCTGGAGATGGAGCCAAGGGAAGAGGGCTTTGAGGAGTTGAGAGAGGAGATTTGTCTGACGACACAACCTCTGCCCTCCCTGCCCCTCCCCCCTGTCACTCTGGAGAAGGGCTTCCCCcatcccacccctctccccctgcccACACCCATTCTCCTCCATTCCCTCTCCCAGACCACCAGCCCCCATTGCCCTCCCCCTCCCTTGCCACAACAGGCGACTGACAGCCGCTACAGGATTGCTGAGGTCACTACCCACCCTACCCGGGCAGCAGAAGCATGCCTACCTTCCCCACTTGCCTGGAAGGGCCCACTACCGGCAGCTGTTCTGAATGGGCATATCACCAATGGCCTCCAGAACAGCCACTCAGCGTCTGCAGAGCTGCTGGCCCTCGAGCAGCTAGTTCCTCTATCCCCTATGGCCATGGAAGACTCCACAGAGACCCTCACGGACAAAGCAGAGGCCCCACCAACACTGCCCCACAGCAGGAGAGAAAGTCTGGGCCAGACCCGGGCCTTACCCCAGGCCCAGGCCCAGGGAgcggagagagaagggaagaggacagaggtTGTGAGTGGTAGAGAGCTGGTGCCTCTGAGAGAATGTGTAGTAGCAGTACCAACAGTAGCAATGGCCTCCGCATCTACAGTGCCCCCTGTTGACAACAGCCAGGTAGTGGCGGTGCGATACCCGGTCTCCCAGAGCCACCTGAGTGTCAGTGAGGAGCTGTCTCTCCTGGGCTCCCACTGGGAGAGTGTCCAGGGCCTGGTCCAGTCTACCTGCAACACCGCAGCCAGCCAGTCTGGCCTCCCAGCCAATCTCTCCTCAGGTCTCTGTCGGGCCCTCCAGCCCACCGCCTACCAGAGTCGACGCCTGGCTGGCAAGCTGCTCCGTGCCCAGGGCATGGCCGTGTCCAACGGGTTTCCTAACGGAGGTTCGCAGTGCTGCCGAAGGGAGAAGGAGGAAAGGGTCCGTGGACCGGCTCCAGCCCCAGCCAGCTCCAGCCCAGTCCAGTCAGGGTCAGGCTGGCTCTCTGCAGTCAGAAGCAGCTCAGGCTATGCTGCCATCTGCAGCCAAACCAGCACCAGCACTCCACCCACCTCTTCAACCCACCAGTTTTTACCagcctctcccttctccctgccCTCCCAGCCCCCCCCGATCTACCTGGATGATGACGGGCTGCCGGTGCCCATGGACGCGGTGCAGCAGCGTCTCAGGCAGATCGAGGCGGGATATAAACAGGAAGTGGAAGTGCTGAGGAGACAGGTGCGCCAGCTGCAGATGAGGCTGGAGAGACAGTACGGCATGCCGCCCTCTGAGCCTGACGTCGACTACGAGGACGACATT ACGTGCCTGCGTGAATCAGACGACAGTGACGAGGAGGAAAGTCTGTCGGATCACAGCGAGGACTGTTTCTCCGAGGGCAGCTGGGACAGAGTGGAGCAGAAGGACACAGAG GTCACCAGGTGGGTGCCCGATCACATGGCCTCCCATTGTTTCAACTGCGACTGTGAGTTCTGGATGGCCAAGCGACGTCATCACTGCAG gAACTGTGGCAATGTGTTCTGTAAAGACTGCTGCCACCTGAAGCTGCCCATCCCAGACCAGCAGTTGTACGACCCTGTCTTAGTGTGTAACATCTGCTATGACCTGCTGCTGGAGGCTAGGAACAGAGAGATCTGTAGCCAGCAGCTCAAGAAGCCCATCGCCACAGCCTCCagctga